From Jaculus jaculus isolate mJacJac1 chromosome 19, mJacJac1.mat.Y.cur, whole genome shotgun sequence, a single genomic window includes:
- the LOC101604628 gene encoding uricase-like, translating to MTRMLEKGGRGERPSLELNGEVEFVQTGYGKDMVKVLHIQRDGNYHTIKEVVTSVQLTLKSRKDYVHGDNSDIIPTDTIKNTVHVLAKFRGLNNIETLAMNICEHFLSSFNHVTRVHVYVEEVPWKRFEKDGVKHVHAFILTPTGTHFCEVEQMRGESPVIHAGIKDLKVLKTTQSGFEGFIKDQFTTLSEVKDRCFATQVYCKWRYHQNKDVDFDATWRTVWDIVLAKFAGPYDKGEYSPSVQKTLYDIQVLSLSQIPEIEDMEISLPNIHYFNIDMSKMGLINKDEVLLPLDNPYGKITGTVRRKLSSRL from the exons atGACCAGGATGCTAGAAAAGGGAGGCCGTGGAGAGAGGCCCAGCTTGGAATTG AATGGGGAAGTGGAGTTTGTGCAGACTGGCTACGGGAAGGACATGGTGAAAGTCCTCCATATTCAACGAGATGGGAACTACCACACCATTAAGGAGGTGGTGACTTCGGTGCAACTGACTCTGAAATCGAGGAAAGATTATGTGCATGGAGATAATTCTGACATCATCCCCACAGACACCATCAAGAACACTGTTCATGTCCTGGCCAAGTTCAGAGGG ttaaaCAACATAGAAACCTTAGCCATGAATATCTGTGAGCACTTCCTTTCGTCTTTTAACCATGTCACCCGAGTTCATGTCTATGTGGAAGAAGTCCCTTGGAAGCGTTTTGAAAAG GATGGAGTTAAGCATGTccatgcatttattctcactccCACCGGAACACACTTCTGTGAGGTTGAACAGATGAGGGGAG AGTCTCCAGTCATTCATGCCGGAATCAAAGATCTCAAGGTCTTGAAAACAACCCAGTCTGGATTTGAAGGGTTCATCAAGGACCAGTTTACCACCCTCTCCGAAGTGAAGGATCGATGCTTTGCCACCCAAGTGTACTGCAAATGGCGTTATCACCAGAACAAAGACGTGGACTTTGATGCTACCTG GCGCACCGTTTGGGACATTGTCCTGGCGAAGTTTGCTGGTCCCTATGACAAAGGAGAGTACTCGCCCTCTGTCCAGAAGACCCTCTATGACATACAGGTGCTCTCCCTGAGCCAGATTCCGGAG ATAGAAGATATGGAAATCAGCCTGCCCAACATACATTACTTCAACATAGACATGTCCAAGATGGGCCTGATCAACAAGGATGAG GTCTTGCTGCCACTGGATAATCCGTATGGCAAAATCACCGGGACGGTCCGGAGGAAGCTGTCCTCAAGGCTGTGA